Proteins from one Ananas comosus cultivar F153 linkage group 5, ASM154086v1, whole genome shotgun sequence genomic window:
- the LOC109710925 gene encoding ananain isoform X2, which yields MTSKVQLVFLFLFLCVMWASPSAASCDEPSDPMMKQFEEWMAEYGRVYKDNDEKMLRFQIFKNNVNHIETFNNRNGNSYTLGINQFTDMTNNEFVAQYTGLSLPLNIKREPVVSFDDVDISSVPQSIDWRDSGAVTSVKNQGRCGSCWAFASIATVESIYKIKRGNLVSLSEQQVLDCAVSYGCKGGWINKAYSFIISNKGVASAAIYPYKAAKGTCKTNGVPNSAYITRYTYVQRNNERNMMYAVSNQPIAAALDASGNFQHYKRGVFTGPCGTRLNHAIVIIGYGQDSSGKKFWIVRNSWGAGWGEGGYIRLARDVSSSFGLCGIAMDPLYPTLQSGPSVEVI from the exons AACTcgtgtttcttttcttgtttctcTGTGTGATGTGGGCTTCGCCATCGGCAGCTTCTTGTGACGAACCCAGTGATCCCATGATGAAGCAGTTTGAAGAATGGATGGCGGAGTACGGCCGAGTTTACAAGGACAACGACGAGAAGATGCTCCGGTTTCAGATATTCAAGAACAACGTGAACCATATCGAAACCTTTAACAATCGCAACGGAAATTCGTACACTCTCGGTATCAATCAATTTACCGATATGACAAATAACGAATTTGTTGCTCAATATACTGGTTTATCTCTCCCACTAAATATCAAGAGAGAGCCAGTGGTGTCGTTTGATGACGTAGACATCTCCTCGGTGCCTCAAAGTATTGATTGGAGAGACTCTGGTGCCGTAACAAGTGTCAAGAACCAAGGCCGCTGTG GTTCTTGCTGGGCATTCGCTTCAATTGCGACGGTAGAATCAATCTACAAGATCAAAAGAGGGAACTTAGTATCTTTATCGGAGCAGCAAGTTCTCGATTGTGCTGTAAGCTACGGGTGCAAAGGCGGCTGGATAAACAAGGCCTACAgtttcatcatatccaacaagGGCGTGGCATCCGCAGCTATCTACCCTTACAAAGCAGCCAAAGGTACCTGCAAGACCAATGGCGTGCCCAATTCAGCTTATATTACTCGCTATACATATGTGCAGAGGAACAACGAACGCAACATGATGTACGCTGTGTCGAATCAACCAATAGCTGCTGCTCTCGATGCCAGTGGAAACTTTCAACATTACAAGCGCGGTGTGTTTACCGGACCTTGTGGAACTAGACTCAATCATGCCATCGTCATTATAGGTTACGGGCAGGATAGCAGCggaaaaaaattttggatagTAAGGAACTCATGGGGTGCCGGATGGGGTGAGGGTGGATACATCCGCTTGGCAAGAGATGTGTCATCGTCATTTGGATTATGTGGAATCGCCATGGACCCTCTCTATCCCACTCTACAATCAGGGCCCAGTGTCGAAGTCATTTAG